Part of the Siniperca chuatsi isolate FFG_IHB_CAS linkage group LG6, ASM2008510v1, whole genome shotgun sequence genome, TTAAAAATACCTGATGATCTGGAGGTAGAGTTGGTGAAAGCAGCTACAATACTTtgtcagaaaatatttgaattccTGTTTAAAGGATAAGGAATGATGGGATGTTAAGTTCAGCTGCTTTGTATTCTGAAGTagagaatgaaaaatgtaacaGACAGAGATGGCACAAAGTTTTTATAGAGTCGAGAGGGTTGCAAGAAGATCCTAATTTTCAGTACCTTTATGTAATGAACCAAAGTGTTGGCAAAAAATCTACACATCTTTGCAGTTTTCTGGAACAGCTTGTATTCTGGGCTTTGTGTTGCCTcctttaaaaaggacaaaagagCATTAACACAAAAAGGTGACAAAGATCAAGTCTACCCTTGACCATATGCTAATAAAAAGTGTCACTTTTTTCTGAGAAACAAGGGgtaaaacacaggaaaaatcCATCAGTTGGTCTATACATAGGACACAATAGATACTAACTAGCCACTATCCACCATTGTGGTGACTCTAATTGGTATCAGGACAGTGAAGACAAAAATATATTGTACTATGGGctacaacatttacatttattatactGAGCTTACATTCATTCTCTaatgaacaaaaataattgCTGAGGAGTAAGTTCATACTCTTAAATCTCCAACACTAAaattttacaaatttaaaaaaaaaagaagagatgcAATAAATACTAATTCAATAGTCCTGCATCTGTAAAGCTGTAAAATGCTGCTAAAAAGcttattataaataattataaataattcttgttttatctcttgtttttttttttttttactaccaATCAGAGCTTTCCTACCTGAAGACCAGCATGTTTAATCTGTTCAACCAGCTCCACACAGTTGTGCAAGGAGGCCAACAGGTTGTCACACAGGCTGTTGCTGATGTCACCGTGATGTAGATGTTCCTCCACCAATGACTGGTACTTCAGACTCTGTCTGAACAGAGTAATGACCATTTCAAATAGGTCACTTAGTAACCAAATTAACCTTTATATTTATCCAACTCTCATAAAAGTGATTCATCTAGTATAGCAGATGCTATGACATTAATACAAACTTAAGTGTCAACATGAGTGTGTGCTGTACTGACTTGATGAGGAATTTCcatgtgtttgcatgcagtGCTATGTCCAGGTTGGAGATAATAGAGCAGATATCCAACAGGCTGTGAATCACTGAGGaagataaaaaataagtaaataagtgaATTGAAGATTGCATTGAAGGTATAACAATGGATGGGCTTAACATCAAAAGGTAGGCAtccacaaatgtacacacaaacacacacctgttacaATATCAGATACCTCCTCCTCCGAGGCACTGCTGTCGAGGGAGATCCTGTCCAGCAGCTCCAACAGACCCTTCTGGAGGGAGTAGGCCTCCTTGAAGAGTCCCTGCAGCAGGTCAGCCACCAGAGACAGACGGCCACAGTAAACCACCTCACTCTCCTGAGGACAACATGCAGAGTATGCTTAAactcatcattttcatttttatatattttcacacaaacatacagataaaataaaaaaagttttttaaagaatatcGATTTAAATTCATTTGGGACCAGGTTTTAATGTTCCCTTGCATCCTGAAGTGGCCGTGTTTCCTTCTGCAAGAAGATGCTCATCACAGCTGTTTCTAGTTAATGAGGTCTTCTTGAGCTGTTGACACCTCAGATAATACTTCTGGTAATAATTGATTGTaataacaagaaagaaaaaatgagcAGGAAGCACAAATAAGCAGCTTAGTCCCTCTAGGTACATTTTTGCTAcaaatagaatttttaaaatcacCTGAACTTTGGaattactgatttttattttatccaattttcacacattttcaaaaagtcaAAGTAAACACTGATAAATTCCcaaaattttgtttaaaataaaaactgaaaagaattATTGTATAAACAAAATTCACACCACTTAAAGTTAGCTCTGAATTTGCCGTGTATAATGTTTTGTTAGTCTAAAAAAACTCAATCGCTAATCACTAACGCATCTCCTGTACACAATGATAACATAATTATCTTATATATCTTCATAATTCATTCTGACTAATaacatgattattttattaataataataataatataaacaaaatctcattatacaaacctgtgttgtaaaattaccaataaatctatctttttatatatatatatatatatatatatatatatatatatatatatatatatatatatatatatacacacacaacataatttaagatacataaaaacatgcattaCAGATTAAATATGACTTCTGCAGAGTTAAAATATACTTAGCCACTGGTGAACTAAACAGACCAACCTTGCAGTGCTGAAAGGTTTCCCTCAGGACATTTAGGATACAAGTTGGTAACGAGCGGATAGCATCTAGGTCAGGGGCTTCCTCAAATGTGCCAACGTGACGCACGCAAGTGGATAGTGTATCAATTATTTGCATCATTGCCTGAAATAGACAGCATCATCACTTGTCAAAATATTGGTTAGGAGTGAAGTGAGAACaatgtttttctgaaaatataaaacatacataccATAAACTTGTAAGGTACTATTTGTACCATTTTGAAATACACAGCCTTGCAGTGTAACAACTAAatcagcaataataatagtacCTGCAGAATTTTCCTTAGTAAGGCACACAGTTCAGTGTTTTGACTGGACAACCCTCCAACTTGGTCCAAGATTTCTTTCATCATGCTCTCAAACATTGTCACCGCCTGCAGAAATTTGTGAGATAAGGATAgacattcacacagacaaatcAATACACTTTTAAGGGAAGATGTAAACAAACCAGTAATTCACAAGACAACAATAGTTCTATCAACAAATCCTACGATCACAAGACAACAAATCCTTCACAAGGCAAAGATTTAGTGTGACTAACTTTTCATTTAAGACTCCAGACTTTTTCCTCTGTTATTTgacaaatattcacataacagtatTCACATAATAGGCTCTCAAAACAATATGCATTCATCATGTTGTTTACCTTTGGTAAGATCTTGGAAAAGCACTCATCTTCCAGCTCTGACAAACCAATATGAGGGAGGAACATGTCTGTAATTATCTTCAGTATACCTGTAGGGATGTTATGTTTTTAAGATCATAATGAGATCACAAATAGTATTTAAGGCACAAAGTAAGCAGTTTAGAATTACAAACTGTGCAATGAAGAAACTTACGTATATGATCATCCCAACTCTCAGACTTATGATGCAAAGAGTGCAGACAGTCAAGAAAAACCACAGCATTGCAGCAAATTAATTGAGCAAAACACAAACGTGTGCCCAGCTTCACCAAGACTTAATGTTTAACTTCATCATCTTGAGAGGGTTTGAAGATTTTGGTGTTCAATATGATTCATAACAATAGGCATACTATTTTAAACTGTAGACCTAATCCCAAAGACTGTAttatgttttcctttcttttccgaTATTTTGTGGATTTCAAAACTTTACAAGACCTGGATATCACTGGACTTTGTATGAAGCTATGAACCATATCACAAGAATGAAACTGAGTTACGTAAGAAAGGATATAGTGAGTTTTGGCAGGACAGACTTGAGCTTCTGGCGGCAGGTTTCCTGACTCCACTGCACCACCTCGTCCAGGAGAGAAGTGTTGGTCTGGGACATGATGACAGCACAGCAGTCACCGAGGGAGGTCAAAACTACTGTCCCAATGATAGAAAGTTTTAGAATAATGTCACCGAGTGAGTCACTCAAGTGACTCAATTTAGTACAATAGCTTTATCAGTATTTACGTCCATAAAGCGGATGATATCGAATTCGCTGATTGATTAGACAAGAGAGAACtgaaactaacgttagcttatgTGTTTGCTACGATATGTTTTGCTAAAGGTACTATTTAACGTTAGCATTGTAGTAAATGTTAATTTGGATAATACGTATAGCTTCTTACCATAAATGCTACACTGTGTCTTCTGTTCACATACATACAATCACACAAACGTCCCTACGAGATTGTTTCTCTTAACGTCACCATTATTTTTTCGTTATCCACTAAAATGGagaacacaataaaggaaaaagaGCAGATAGTGTGGACAAACATACCGCGCACCGTTGACTGAGTCGGATGTGACGTTGTGAGTAAAGCTGCTCATCTACCtttactctgattggttgaaACATTAAACTCCAAAACATTCAACCAATAAGAGAACTGCAAATGACTGCAAAGCGCTGAAAATAACAACTGTCACTGTGAAAATGCGGGGATCAAATGAAAGGTGAACTACAAATACATGAAGTGAAGCCTCAAATGCGTACTAATACTATACATGTGCATAATATGAAGTCCTTCatatttttcagacatttttcatttacttttgaaaaaggacatttttactGTCCCAACACACGTGTCCCATTTAATGAATTTTAAATGCTGTAACTAATTAAAAGTGTAAATTGGTTAACCCTTTCAAAATGGAGGGCACTGCTCGATGAAATATGATGATGGAAATATAATTCCAGGGCACAGTCACAATATGAAAATTTCCTGTCAGAACATTTCTCAAACACCAGCATGATGCATTCATCAACAATGAGAAATTTCTTGTAGAGTTGATTTATCCTTTGGCCGAGCTTTATAATAAACATGAGGGGTTAAGCCTTCACAAATCATAAAGCTATAGCACCCAAAAGTATAATGGTCAACATGTTATCTCCATCTGTCACATGTTATCTATAGAGCCATAGAATAACTTAATAGGACATATCACACCTATGTTATGTACACTATGTTATGCACACTTGTGATATATTCTATATCTTATGCTGGGCTTCGAAAATGCCACACATTCCAAGAAAAAAGAGATGGgcctaaaattaaaaatattttttaatgtttgtgcgTTTTGAATTTAACAagagtttaaaaataaagttgcaTCAATTAATGAACATATAAAGAGACATAAACAATAAGGCTTTCATGAAGATTAAATAGGTAAAAGCAATAAGAATATGCCTGACATTATGGTCATATACTGTAATCCAAATAATGATATCAGATGACTTTATAATGACATCAAACTCACATGGCCCTCTAATGCAGCTCGATGGTCTTAAGGATGCGTAAAGTCCTGGATCTTTAAGGGTTTTGGTTCTGTCCATTTCGAAAGCAGTTTCTGTCCTCTCAAACTgagcaaaacacacatttgtttgagAAATTACACTCCAGACTGCTTATCCATTGTGACCTGGTGACAAACTGTGTGTCAGAGTGATTCAGAGTGATAAAATGAAAGACACAATTTCCTAGTTATATGGTTTGTGACTTGATGTTACTGGCCATATACagtacaccttttttttttttttagatatttctaATCAATAACTTAAGCAAGCACCTACCAGGACCATGCAGGTAGGTGGGAAATGATTGATATGTTTAGaacttttttattgtatttaaatgagttggggggggggggtctggaTTTTCTGTTTGAATTCATAAAATCAGTGTCTGGTAAGCTATTGTTTCACTGATAAGATCTTGAGCATTGAAGTAAACCATCACGCTGTTGCTGCACCTTTGTTTCCCGACAGCCTGAGGTGTTAGAAGCTGCCGCTGCAGGAAGGGACTAACTTCTTGTTTAGGAAACAGGACTCCACAATGATGCTTATCTCTCTTGACATACCGTTTATTGCAGTACTTCTGGCATGTTTCTGGTTTTTAATGCTCCccaaagaaaattattttcacttgCCCAAGGAGGTCAAAGTGCAGAACCTCTACAGCTTGTGTTTCAGCATCTTGATCAAGTGCCCTTTAACACAGATGCTTGATGTCATGATGGACTGTGTCGGTCTTCTCTAATTATACagttattttcatcattataaGCAGCTACGAATCTTTGAATGTCTGACCCGCTCTATGTTAGAGAGTATATACTTTTGGTGTAAGACAAATGTAAAGGAAATTAGAGGTTAAAGTTAATCTAATCCATCACCCCAAACACTCCTAAATAAATCAGACAaatcttcattttaaaatgtatacattatgTAAGTCCTTCAAAAGCATAATATACTCTATAAACAGGGTaatttgaaacaaatgaaagaaaatgttattcTGTGGGTTATGCTCTGTGGAAGTGTAAAGATTATGACAAAGGCCTAAACTAGATTATAGAATTTTCCCTTTAACCTTTACATGATGACACATACTGATTACGGTCATATAGCCAAGTCGTTTCAAGAGAAATCTCATTAAACCCTTACTGTAACATGCATTTTCCAAGAAGAGATTTGAGTTTAACACAGTTTAAGACTTCTTCCTCCCATGCTGACCTCCCTGTTTGTAGATAATGGAAAGGTTATCAGTTTGCAGGAAACTGGCTCCGGATTTGGGATGGAAACCAGAAGGAAgatgtctttttgtttctctttttttgagGTCACGGGGTAACTGGCAGAATGCAGTCAGTATCAATGTCTATGTTAAGTCTGATGTGGGTCAAGGTGAATGGAGTTCTCCTTGGTGTGTCGAGGGCAGCTAATTCTGTTCACTTCCTCTCAATGTTTTCTCTATTATTTACCAGGCACATGGTGAGTCACAAGAAATACAGAAAGCAATGGCAAAAATGTGCTCAACTGCTGCAATACGACATGTTCCTTTAAAGACCCAGCCATCCTCATGTGGGAAAAACCCAGAGGAAAAGGATGTAGACTCTTGTAATATAGATAGTGTAATCTCATGGGAATTAAGGTAAAATTTTGTGATTAAAATCTATAACATAGATTTACAACACCAAATGAAAGACAAAACTGGACATTTTATCAAGACAGCAAATCAGTCTCCCCTTTGAAGTGATCTGAACAGCCCAAGTATCATCACAACACAGAGTAGAACTTTGGCATTCTGATTTCCACTTTAGGATAGATCACAAATAGTGCTGAAAGTGCCACAAAGTGCCATTAGGAATATCCTGtgtaaatgggttttttttttttggtgggaTTTGactaatgccattcccatcagccttagctgtactttgtgtttagtgctaattaataattgttagcatgctaacacgctgaactgagatggtgaacacGGTAATCATTCtgcctgcttaacatcagcattttagctTTGTCGCTGTGAGCCTATACATCCatgctgttagcatgctgacattagcatttagctcaaagcaccactgtgcctacatacagcctcacagagctgctagcatgtctGTAGACTCTTAAGCTGTGTTCCAAATCCATACCACATACTAATCATCATGGTATACTGTTTAAGCAGTTagtataaaaaatatcaacatactTTACCATTTGATACGAAGAGGAAATGATACAATATGTGTAATGTTGgttgtcaatcaaactgcagcTTTTGGAATGTCACAGCCAACTTCACAGACagacatcaaaatgtttttcctgagATTTAATACTTATGTTTttggagctgtttcaccaccactcactatttattttaattattccCAGCTATGAGTAGTGCCTCCATTTCCTTCGTGCATTGCATTTCTACTGTGAACACACAACATGCTAAAAACCTGTTTAGACTCAGTATGTTGTATGAATTTTGGACAGGGTGGAAACATCCTTTTAGCAGCTGTCATCAAGGCTGTTTCATGGCTGTTTTTTATATCAAAGTTGAGGAAAGCCTTGAATGCTAAATGTagatgaggaagaaaagagaacaaatgtgtgtgtagttgaTAGAGTGAGCTAACCTTGTTTTTGTTATGCTTGTCTCAGATTTTTAGattgttttcttcctttattAATTGTTTGCAAAGCACTGTcaaatttgatttgaaatgtattattatttagcaTTACACAAAAATGAAAGCATATAACAATGACATCAAgtgaaagctttttttaaacaagaaacTTTCCCTCAGAGTATCAGGAAATGTTAGTGATTCCAACTGGCTCACCCCTTCCTGTATGGACTTTACGCTTGGCACCCGGCCTTTTCTGGACGATTCCAAACACCAAGTCAATCAGACACCAAGCAAAAGTAAAACTTAATCATTCTATTTTTACATGGAATGATGTTTTCATATCACATCGTTCACATTTCAGGTGACCAAAAATGATAAAACCTGTATTGAAAAAACACTTGCAGAGCTTTGTATGAATATTTTTTAGGAGTTTTTGTGCTTTCACAGAATAGGAAGCAAATGGTTAAATGCAGAATGGTGTATTTGAATCAAATGTTGGTTGTACAGAAGGCTCAACGCATTATTATGTGGTTGTCATAATGGAACTGATAAATAAAGGCAGACATTTAAAATTAGATGCAGGTTTACACTCTTATTTTTTGTCGTCAGACCAGGTGATCTCATAGCTGCTGAAGGCACTCTTCAACTTCTCTACAGACACAGAATGGTCTGCTTTACCAAACGCCTGAAAAGGAATGAGAAAGCATTTACATTATCACATTAAAATATTAGAGTATTTGGTATTTGATCCAGCTTTTAATGCGTTTCCAATAACATGAACTTACAGTTGATTCTCCAAACACCCTTAGTTTTTTCTCTTGGCTGTTGTGCTCTATCTTCCCTCCTCCAAGGCAGTTACACTCCATCCCCAAGGCCTCCATAGCTGGACTGACCTTCTCAAATATATGATCTGTAAATGATCCAAATCATTCCATCAATCAAGATATACAATCTGGTTTAGTTACAGGACAGTCAAATAAGCAACAGTTTTAAGCAATTAGCTAATTTAGCAATTTATTGTCATTAGTTTCACATTTAATCATCTGAAGCTGTTGCCGCCAATATTTGCAATAAACATACGGTTGGCAAACACTGCATGAGCCTTGTCTGTGCAGTATTTATACACGTTTACAGGGTGCATCAAAAGAACCTCGCAAATGGGTCAAATCAGCCCATGCTGCTGCAACAATACACGTCATCTGTGTCTTGGTTTGCACGCTATCTCGAGGTGAACTGACGCAAACTACAACTGTCATCAACTTACTGTGATACTCTGCACTTTTTGTGCCTCGGACTATGTCTTTATGCACATCGCCatctttcactttcactctGACCAGTATGTACTTAAAGGTTCCCTCTGGATCAATCTCCACATCGGGGATTTTAGCCAGAGTGGCTGCCATTGCGACTGTAGCTTTACTCAAGGCACCGGAGACTCTTAAACTGTTCAGAGGTCTACCGACGACAGACAACATGGTGTGTTCTCACAGATGTCTTTATTTGGATTCAGACGTCTATTTCCTGTCTTAAAGAGACAGATCATTGGCAGCCTGTTGCCATTACTGTACAGAATAAAGCTGCATTGGCAAGTTCGCACGCTGGCGGCCCTATGTGGCAGCAAGAGGAAACTGTTTGACTTTTGCAGCGCTCAAAACCCAGAAATCATGTAgtcaatatactgtagattgGTATCAGTGCACTGCAGATTATATTCACCAATCCAGTTTATAGCAAAGGGAAGAGATGTCTAATGCTGGCAAGCCTATTCTTCACCAGGAGAatttctctttatctttctaCTTGATATGTAATTTCCTGCAGCCAAAGAAGATTTTCCTCTGGTGTCCATCAGTAAGGTTAGAGGTCAGAGTCGAAGCTGGTGGGGAAGTCGTTTTTGGTTTAACACCACTGCTGGATGGTCTATTTAACCAGTAAAAACTCAGAACTGCGTGAGACAGTCACAAACCTCTCCTCGGGAAGGGATTTCCTGCTCGATCACGCCAAACGAGACAGTgaagataaatacatttttcgATTTTCTGTGATTTATGGTGACTAAACGTGTTACTTTTTGTCCTGAAATATTGTCTGTAGTTAGTAATTGTAGAAACAAAGTGCAATCAAAATGCAGTAGTAGGTGAAGTCTATAGCAGCAATTGTAATGTCGTAGTTTGGGCAATATCACCTgcataaagtgaaaaaaagctTTGCCCTTGCACCTTTTTTAATGCATGATGAACTGCAAGAATAGATCTGTGGAGTGGCTCTAAGCGAGACCCCTAACCAGCTCACTGGTGTGAGCACAAATCTATACAAGCATCTGACTAGGATGTTCTTACCAAAGCTGAAACTGAGTTTTTCCCTTGGGTCTTGTTGTGGATGTATTAATTAGAAAGTTTATAGTACCCTTTTAGAGGTAGGGATGGAGGTTAAGGTGTCAAGCAACAGCAGCCACTATCCAGTGCCTCGGGCCAAAAAGGAAGGATATGAACTGTCACTTCTAGAAACACAGGCAGCCAGCAGGCGCCTCTGCTCCTGCACCACACATCCCATCCCTGGACACACAAAAAATGCCAGTAAAGTGTTTGTTAGTTGCCATTGCATTGTTTTTTGGCCTCCTCCTTCTTTTGACAGGACATGTCAATTCATTTTTTTGAACTGTGAAAAGCATGTTCCAATCTACTACTATTAATATGCATCAACAGGAATTAATCATCATGCACACTCATGAAGTTTAAACTTAGACTGGTCCAAATGGCTTTGCAGACACAAAATTGCTCATTCTCATTAGTGCTGCCAAAGATAATGCTGCTTTCTTTAATTtagtgaaaaatatttaaatggcTCAAATCTAAATAAGAGGAGACAGTGGGAATATCTTTGGCACTCTAAATCTCAGACACTTTGCCTCATCAGCTCACAGGATTTCACATCTTCCAAGACAATTTTCAATTTTCCTTCTCAGTCGCCTTTCACGTCATACATGCATCAGTATGTGTGCTGCATGCTATCGTGccttcttaaggaaacttatcactttctaattttatttattttgtctttgctaTGTGTGTGCTAGTTTGCCAAGTTTTAGGGCACATTAGTACACTATCACATTTAGATAAGTGTTtacatcctttacttaagtagatgTACTAATACAACTatgtaaaatactccattacaagtaaaagtcctgcattgaaaattgtacttaagtcaAAATGCATAagtagcagcaaaatgtacttcagtatcaaaagtgaaagtagaaCGGCCCCTTCCAATGTGTGACATTATAgtataatttataatatttaatcATTATTAGTGatgtaaaaagcattttaatgttgtagatgGTTGAACTTGAGctacttttaactactttatatattacTGAGTAGTCAAATcttaaaagtaactagtaactatagcagTCAAATGACTGTAGTATAAAAAGTAagaagtgcaatatttcccccTGTAGTAAGTAAAGTACAACCTCCTTTAAAACTACTTAAAtgtagtacttgagtaaatatacttactTTTGAGTGATAATAATATTGACACTAATGATAAAAAGAATAATATTAACAAACAAGTCCTCCTAAAACAAAGGGTTTGAGAAAAGGGAAAGTTTCCATGTACCCCGGTGGGATGGAGCAGTAGAGGTGGGGGTTGGGAATTTCCAGTTTGTGATGAGAGCTTCCAGGAAAACTGGACCCGGCAGATAAAGTGTATAAAAGCAGGCACCTCAGGACTTAAAACTCAGAACCATCTCGTCCTTAGGTGCGTTGAGACTAAAGAATTACTAGGAGTCTTCTGTAGGTTATCTCAAATACCACTAAAAATGGTGAGTGTAGAGGTATCAATTTAAATATAGTTCTCTTTAGTGCAAATTCCTTTATTATTTGCTTGTGGTCAGTGATGCATCTATGGTATCAATTTATCTTAACTTAtcttttttacttaatttttatAGGAGTTCTGCTTCGGATTACAGACCCATGGATCTAAGACCTCTACCTCATGGATGCACTTGACCTTTCTTTGCTCAAGTATGTAAATCTAATGCAAACAGAACCTTTTTTTCTAGATATgactttaaaaattaaattataaaattcATCTTTATTACCCTACCCTCTAAAATGTTTCTCTGTCCTCCATCCTCAGTGCTGTGCATGTGGACTAGTGTAGAGTGTTGGTCCTACTACTACTCTAACACCACCATGAACTGGCACGAAGCTAGAACCTGGTGCCAGGTGAACTACACAGACATGGTGGCCATCCAGAACAAGGAGGAGATCGAGTATCTGAACAACTGGCTGCCCAAGAAATCCACCTACTACTGGATTGGAATCCGCAAGGTCAATAATGTCTGGACCTGGGTAGGGACCAACAAGTCTCTGACAGCAGAAGCAACCAACTGGGCAAAGGGCGAACCAAACAATGGCAAGAACAGACAGAGTTCTGGCATGAATGAGGATTGTGTGGAGATGTACATTAAAAGGAATATACAGCCAGGCAAGTGGAATGATGAGAGGTGCGGGAAGAAGAAGACCGCTCTGTGCTACACAGGTGAGCAAAAGATAGGGATTGGGATACAAGAGCTGCTCATTTTAGCTGCCTTAGTTTTGGTATTCTTATTCATTATTAGGGAATCTACtgatttaactgttttaaataatttattgacgtttttgaaaagaaaagctCGGAGAAATAGTTATAGTATTTTATGCTAGTTATATGAAAGCACTTTTTCTTTCCCCAGCTGCCTGTAAGAAAGACTCATGCCGCTATGGAGACTGTGTGGAAACCATTAACAGCCACAAGTGTGCTTGCTTTGAAGGCTTTTATGGAGAGGAGTGTGAGCAAGGTAAGAAAATATATTGATGTTGTACTTGTTTTAAGTTTACATGACTATAAGTCACTTATAGCCAGAACCTGATATCTAATTAtgtattgttttctttgctgGCAGTTGTTAAGTGTAACAAAGAGGAGGTGACCACCCCATATAAGGGAAGTGTAAATTGCACTCATAAGTATGGAGACTTCTCCTACGACTCCTTGTGCCAGTATTCCTGTGAGGACGGATACCAGCTGAGTACACCAAGACCCCTGACATGCACTGCCTCGAAAGAGTGGTCAGAG contains:
- the si:dkey-51e6.1 gene encoding 14 kDa phosphohistidine phosphatase, translating into MLSVVGRPLNSLRVSGALSKATVAMAATLAKIPDVEIDPEGTFKYILVRVKVKDGDVHKDIVRGTKSAEYHNHIFEKVSPAMEALGMECNCLGGGKIEHNSQEKKLRVFGESTAFGKADHSVSVEKLKSAFSSYEITWSDDKK